From the Gramella sp. Hel_I_59 genome, one window contains:
- a CDS encoding DUF4870 domain-containing protein — translation MREDNQLLVITHLSQLLDLVTGIGGFIVPLIIWATQKDKVAGMDMHGKMIINFQISIFIYSIICIPLIILFGLGIILLILVGLLALVLPILNAIKVSNGEMPYYPLTIQFLK, via the coding sequence ATGAGAGAAGACAATCAATTACTGGTCATCACACATCTAAGTCAGTTACTTGACCTGGTGACCGGCATAGGGGGATTTATCGTTCCGTTAATTATATGGGCTACCCAAAAAGATAAAGTAGCAGGGATGGATATGCATGGCAAAATGATCATCAACTTCCAGATCAGCATTTTTATATACAGTATTATCTGTATTCCGCTTATCATCTTGTTTGGCCTCGGAATCATTTTACTAATTCTTGTTGGTTTGCTGGCGCTTGTTCTGCCTATTCTGAATGCGATCAAAGTAAGCAATGGAGAAATGCCATATTATCCTCTTACCATTCAGTTTTTAAAATAG
- the dnaN gene encoding DNA polymerase III subunit beta, whose amino-acid sequence MKFIVSSNYLLKQLQILGGVINNSNTLPILDNFLFDLQNDELTVSASDLETTMSAKLKVESDSEGKIAVPAKLLLDTLKTFPEQPLTFVVEDNNTIELSSNHGKYALAYADGEEFPNPVALDEPSSTIVEADILSSAISKTIFASGNDDLRPVMSGVFFQFKEDGLTFVATDAHKLVKYSREDIQANEAAEFIMPKKPLNLLKGILAGSESEVLIEYNDSNAKFTFDDTQLICRLIDGKYPNYEAVIPKENPNKLTIQRNQFLSSVRRVSIFSNKTTHQVRLKIAGAELNISAEDVDYSNKAEERLTCDYQGDDMQIGFNSRFLIEMLGNLTADEVMLEMSLPNRAGILTPVDGLDPGEKITMLVMPVMLNS is encoded by the coding sequence ATGAAATTTATTGTATCCAGCAATTACCTGCTGAAACAGCTACAAATACTTGGAGGGGTAATCAATAATAGCAATACGCTACCAATTTTAGATAATTTTCTTTTTGACCTTCAGAATGACGAATTAACTGTATCTGCTTCAGATCTTGAGACTACCATGTCTGCAAAGCTTAAAGTAGAGTCAGATTCAGAAGGAAAGATCGCAGTTCCTGCAAAACTACTTCTGGATACCTTGAAGACCTTTCCGGAGCAGCCTCTAACTTTTGTAGTTGAAGACAATAACACGATAGAATTAAGTTCGAACCATGGTAAATATGCACTTGCATATGCCGATGGTGAAGAGTTCCCGAATCCGGTTGCTCTTGACGAACCTAGTAGCACGATCGTGGAAGCCGATATTCTTTCTTCAGCAATTAGCAAAACAATTTTTGCTTCCGGAAATGACGATCTCAGACCAGTAATGAGTGGTGTCTTTTTCCAGTTTAAGGAAGACGGATTAACTTTTGTAGCGACAGATGCTCACAAGCTTGTAAAATATTCACGTGAAGACATTCAGGCGAATGAAGCAGCAGAATTTATCATGCCGAAGAAACCTTTGAATCTTTTAAAAGGAATTCTGGCAGGAAGTGAATCTGAAGTTTTAATCGAGTACAATGATTCGAACGCTAAATTTACTTTCGATGATACTCAGTTGATCTGTAGGTTGATCGACGGAAAATATCCTAACTACGAAGCAGTAATTCCTAAAGAGAATCCGAACAAACTTACTATTCAAAGAAATCAATTCTTGAGTTCTGTAAGAAGGGTTTCGATTTTCTCTAATAAGACTACGCACCAGGTAAGACTTAAGATCGCCGGAGCTGAATTAAATATTTCAGCAGAAGATGTGGATTATAGCAATAAAGCTGAAGAACGTTTGACCTGTGATTACCAGGGCGACGATATGCAAATTGGTTTTAATTCGCGCTTTCTTATTGAGATGTTAGGAAATCTTACAGCAGACGAGGTGATGCTGGAAATGAGCTTGCCAAACAGAGCTGGAATTCTAACTCCTGTAGATGGGCTTGACCCGGGAGAAAAAATTACCATGCTGGTTATGCCGGTAATGCTTAATAGCTAA
- the gldG gene encoding gliding motility-associated ABC transporter substrate-binding protein GldG, with protein sequence MIRNKNISSLLIFLIILIVLNIVAANFFTRLDLTEDQRYSLSSAAKEIVDDVDSPIIIDVFLEGSFPSEFRRLKEETRQMLEEFAAYNSNIKFNFIDPLAEGDDANAIAEEFYKLGMTPARLNVQENGKNSETIIFPWAIANFEDKTVKIPLLKNQIGASDEERVNSSVQQLEYAFADGLNKLIYPREKKIAVMRGNGELPDARIADFIKTVQEYYFLAPFTLDSVTSNPQKTLEDLKSYDLVIEAKPIIPYSEKEKYVLDQYLMNGGKMLWLAEMTSMENDSLFNERGSALALPRNLNLGDYFFSYGLRINSELVNDLYSAPIILASGTGNETRFNPYPWYYSPLTSSTANHPIVNNIEAVKFNYANPIDLLENDLEKTVLLSSSPKTKLEGVPLQIGLDIIGSKPVMESYNAGEQPLAVLLEGSFKSVYSNRLKPFETAHLDNSENTKMVVISDGDVIKNDLQQGKPLELGFERYTGMTYGNKEFLLNTVNYLLDDSGLVDVRTKEIKLAFLNKDKVATQREMWQIIAIAAPLLLLALLGAALNYFRKRRYIR encoded by the coding sequence ATGATCCGTAATAAGAACATATCAAGTTTATTGATTTTCTTGATCATTTTGATCGTGCTTAACATTGTTGCTGCCAATTTTTTTACAAGACTGGATCTTACAGAAGACCAGCGGTACAGTCTGTCTTCAGCAGCCAAAGAGATCGTGGACGATGTCGATTCTCCTATAATCATAGATGTATTTCTTGAAGGCAGTTTTCCTTCGGAATTCAGACGGTTAAAAGAAGAAACAAGGCAAATGCTTGAAGAGTTTGCTGCGTATAATTCGAATATAAAATTCAATTTTATCGATCCTTTAGCTGAAGGTGATGATGCCAATGCCATTGCTGAAGAGTTCTATAAATTAGGGATGACTCCCGCCCGACTCAATGTTCAGGAAAACGGAAAAAACAGCGAAACCATTATTTTTCCGTGGGCTATTGCTAATTTCGAAGATAAAACGGTCAAAATTCCTTTGCTAAAAAATCAGATTGGCGCAAGTGACGAGGAGCGAGTAAATTCTTCCGTACAGCAATTAGAATATGCTTTTGCCGATGGTTTGAACAAACTTATCTACCCAAGAGAGAAAAAGATAGCGGTAATGCGCGGGAATGGAGAACTTCCAGACGCGAGAATAGCCGACTTTATCAAAACCGTGCAGGAATATTATTTCCTGGCACCTTTTACGCTGGATTCGGTTACCAGCAATCCGCAGAAAACTCTGGAAGACTTAAAGTCTTATGACCTGGTGATCGAAGCGAAACCCATAATACCTTATTCTGAAAAGGAGAAGTATGTACTCGATCAATATTTGATGAACGGCGGCAAAATGCTCTGGCTTGCAGAAATGACCAGTATGGAGAATGACAGCCTTTTTAATGAACGAGGTTCAGCACTTGCCCTACCGAGAAATCTAAACCTTGGCGACTATTTCTTCTCTTATGGCCTGCGCATAAATTCAGAACTGGTAAATGACCTTTATTCTGCTCCTATCATTCTTGCGAGTGGAACAGGAAATGAAACACGTTTTAATCCATATCCATGGTATTATAGTCCGCTTACAAGTTCTACAGCCAATCATCCAATAGTCAACAATATTGAAGCCGTAAAATTTAATTACGCCAACCCAATCGATCTTTTGGAGAATGACCTTGAGAAAACTGTTTTACTTAGCAGTTCTCCTAAAACAAAGCTTGAAGGCGTACCGCTGCAAATAGGACTGGATATCATAGGTTCAAAGCCAGTAATGGAAAGTTATAATGCAGGTGAACAACCTTTGGCAGTATTACTGGAAGGCAGTTTTAAATCTGTTTACAGTAATCGATTGAAGCCTTTTGAAACAGCGCATCTGGATAACAGCGAGAACACCAAAATGGTGGTAATCTCTGATGGTGATGTGATCAAAAACGACCTGCAGCAAGGAAAACCACTTGAACTTGGTTTTGAACGTTACACTGGGATGACCTACGGCAATAAAGAGTTTTTGCTAAATACGGTCAACTATTTGCTGGATGATTCTGGACTTGTGGATGTAAGGACAAAAGAGATTAAACTGGCATTTCTAAACAAGGACAAAGTTGCCACGCAACGCGAAATGTGGCAGATCATTGCTATTGCCGCACCATTGTTATTGCTTGCACTGCTTGGTGCTGCCCTTAACTACTTCCGTAAACGAAGATATATACGCTAA
- the gldF gene encoding gliding motility-associated ABC transporter permease subunit GldF, giving the protein MFAIFKKEIQSFFANLTGYLVIGVFLLVSGLFLFVFNGGYNILDSGFADLKPFFDLAPWIFIFLIPAISMRSYSEEKRMGTMEILQTRPISNWDLVFGKYFGGLILVLLAIIPSLIYLLAIGELGQTAYNFDTGATIGSYLGLIFLAASYTAIGTYASSITSNQIVAFLLGVFLCFAIYYAFEALATINIFGEFTYLLEYFGISYHYRSISRGVLDTRDLIYFVSVIALFLKFTQVNISSAKNRR; this is encoded by the coding sequence ATGTTCGCGATCTTTAAAAAAGAAATACAATCATTTTTTGCAAACCTTACCGGTTATCTGGTTATTGGTGTCTTTCTGTTGGTTAGCGGACTGTTCCTTTTTGTCTTTAATGGAGGTTACAATATTCTGGATAGCGGTTTTGCAGATCTAAAACCATTTTTTGATCTCGCACCCTGGATCTTTATTTTCCTGATTCCTGCGATAAGTATGCGCAGCTATTCCGAAGAAAAGCGCATGGGAACCATGGAGATTTTGCAAACCCGCCCCATTAGTAACTGGGATCTTGTATTCGGTAAATATTTTGGCGGACTAATTTTAGTACTTCTTGCGATCATTCCTAGCTTGATTTACTTGTTAGCCATTGGAGAACTGGGACAGACAGCTTATAATTTTGATACCGGCGCAACTATTGGATCTTACCTTGGTTTGATCTTTCTTGCAGCAAGTTATACCGCGATTGGCACCTACGCCTCCAGTATCACATCTAATCAAATTGTGGCCTTTTTACTCGGCGTTTTCCTTTGTTTTGCCATCTACTATGCATTCGAAGCACTCGCCACCATCAACATTTTTGGAGAATTCACCTATTTGTTGGAATACTTCGGAATAAGTTATCATTATCGTAGTATTAGCCGGGGTGTACTGGATACTCGTGATCTAATATATTTTGTTAGTGTGATAGCTTTATTTCTGAAGTTTACGCAGGTAAATATTTCATCAGCAAAAAACCGAAGATGA
- a CDS encoding antibiotic biosynthesis monooxygenase family protein has translation MFVRIVKMGFKEDKIEEFLNNFEQVKSKIRNFEGCQFLELYRDKNNRNTFFTYSYWEDEDALENYRHSDLFKKVWAETKVHFNAKPEAWSVDKLVSLD, from the coding sequence ATGTTCGTGAGAATTGTAAAAATGGGCTTTAAGGAAGATAAGATCGAAGAATTTCTGAACAACTTTGAACAGGTAAAATCCAAGATCAGAAATTTTGAAGGTTGTCAATTTCTGGAACTATACCGTGATAAAAACAATAGGAATACATTTTTTACTTATAGTTACTGGGAAGATGAAGATGCCTTGGAGAACTATCGGCATTCAGATCTATTTAAAAAGGTTTGGGCAGAAACGAAAGTTCATTTTAATGCAAAACCCGAAGCCTGGAGTGTTGATAAACTTGTAAGCCTGGACTAA
- a CDS encoding SAM-dependent chlorinase/fluorinase produces MAIITLTTDFGEKDYFAGAVKGAIYNELSDVRIVDISHSVSPFHISEASYIIKNAYRSFPKGSIHIIGIDSELTPENKHLAVKLDDHYFICANNGILSLLASEIRPEKIVEINIHDKIQTNFPVLDVFVKVACHISRGGTLEVIGKNIEQIKHLKQFEPIINSEQNQILGHVIYIDNYGNVITNISRKLFESTGKGRAFKISARRHNFDAIYETYSHAINFEVEKENRKEEDGKKLAVFNSAGYIELAIYKSNPNTVGGAASLFGLEYLDTVTINFE; encoded by the coding sequence ATGGCAATCATCACTTTAACGACCGATTTTGGGGAGAAGGATTATTTCGCTGGAGCGGTTAAAGGTGCTATCTACAATGAGCTAAGTGATGTTAGAATTGTTGATATTTCACATTCGGTTTCACCCTTTCATATTAGTGAAGCTTCCTATATCATCAAGAACGCCTATAGAAGTTTTCCGAAGGGAAGTATTCACATTATTGGGATCGATTCAGAACTTACACCAGAGAACAAACATCTCGCAGTAAAACTGGATGACCACTATTTTATTTGTGCCAACAACGGGATACTTTCTTTATTAGCTTCAGAAATTAGACCGGAGAAAATCGTGGAAATCAATATACATGATAAGATCCAAACCAATTTTCCTGTACTGGACGTTTTTGTAAAAGTAGCCTGTCATATCTCCCGGGGTGGAACGCTGGAAGTAATTGGTAAAAATATCGAGCAAATTAAACACCTCAAACAGTTCGAACCCATTATTAATAGCGAACAGAACCAGATACTGGGACACGTGATCTATATTGATAACTACGGAAATGTAATCACAAATATTTCTAGAAAATTGTTTGAAAGTACTGGCAAAGGCCGGGCCTTTAAAATTAGTGCGCGCAGACATAATTTCGATGCTATTTATGAAACCTACAGTCATGCCATTAATTTTGAAGTAGAGAAGGAAAACAGGAAAGAAGAAGATGGTAAGAAACTGGCAGTGTTCAATTCTGCCGGCTATATAGAACTTGCGATCTATAAAAGTAATCCCAATACAGTGGGTGGTGCGGCCAGTTTATTTGGCCTGGAATATCTCGACACTGTAACCATAAATTTTGAATAG
- a CDS encoding PhoH family protein, translating into MNELLIELSEISPREFFGQQNEHIELLKKYFPKLKIVARGNKIKVFGDEEMLEEFDKRFSMLMDHFGKYNKLDENTIERVLTSESEEDYQTTKESGETIVHGLSGKVIKAQTANQRRMVELTKKNDLVFAIGPAGTGKTYTGVALAVKALKEKQVKRIILTRPAVEAGENLGFLPGDLKEKLDPYMQPLYDALRDMIPHEKLELFIEKGVIQIAPLAFMRGRTLDDAFVILDEAQNTTHAQMKMFLTRMGKHAKFMITGDPGQIDLPRRTISGLKEALLVLKDVKGVGMVYLDDKDVIRHRLVKKIISAYKTIEHND; encoded by the coding sequence TTGAACGAACTTCTTATTGAACTCTCAGAAATAAGCCCACGCGAATTCTTCGGGCAACAGAACGAACATATCGAACTACTCAAAAAATACTTTCCCAAGCTCAAAATAGTTGCCAGAGGTAATAAAATAAAAGTTTTTGGCGATGAGGAAATGCTGGAGGAGTTCGATAAGCGCTTTTCCATGTTAATGGATCATTTTGGAAAGTATAATAAACTGGACGAAAATACTATTGAAAGAGTTCTCACCAGCGAAAGTGAAGAGGATTATCAAACTACTAAAGAAAGTGGCGAGACGATCGTTCATGGTTTAAGCGGAAAGGTGATCAAAGCTCAAACTGCGAATCAACGCAGGATGGTAGAACTTACTAAAAAGAACGACCTTGTTTTTGCTATTGGACCGGCTGGTACCGGAAAGACTTATACCGGCGTAGCACTGGCGGTAAAAGCTCTTAAGGAGAAGCAGGTCAAAAGGATCATTCTTACCAGACCCGCCGTAGAAGCAGGTGAAAATCTTGGATTTCTGCCGGGTGATCTTAAAGAAAAACTGGATCCTTACATGCAGCCATTATATGACGCATTAAGAGATATGATCCCACATGAAAAGCTCGAATTGTTTATTGAAAAAGGTGTTATCCAAATTGCACCCTTAGCATTTATGCGTGGGAGGACTCTGGATGATGCTTTTGTGATCCTTGATGAAGCACAGAACACTACGCACGCTCAAATGAAGATGTTCTTAACCAGAATGGGAAAACATGCGAAATTTATGATCACGGGTGATCCTGGACAGATTGATCTGCCTAGAAGAACTATTTCTGGTCTTAAGGAAGCATTACTGGTGCTAAAAGATGTGAAAGGTGTTGGTATGGTTTACCTTGATGATAAAGATGTTATTAGACACCGACTGGTCAAAAAGATCATATCTGCTTATAAAACTATTGAACACAACGACTAA
- a CDS encoding phosphoribosylaminoimidazolesuccinocarboxamide synthase, translated as MKSKTIIKTDFQFPGQKSVYKGKVRDVYTLEDDRLLMIASDRLSAFDVVMPKGIPFKGQILNQIATKMMEKTADIVPNWLEATPDPNVAIGKNCEPFKVEMVIRGYLSGHAAREYKAGKRELCGVEMPEGMKENDKFPKPIITPATKAEMGDHDEDISREDIIAKNIVSKDDYLQLEDYTRKLFQRGSEIADQQNLILVDTKYEFGKTSEGKIVLIDEIHTPDSSRYFYKDGYEERQAKGEAQKQLSKEFVRQWLIAEGFQGLEGQEVPLMSDEYIETVSERYIELYENITGETFKKADISDIDARIEQNVLDYLESHN; from the coding sequence GTGAAGAGTAAAACAATCATAAAAACAGACTTTCAATTTCCGGGACAAAAATCTGTCTACAAAGGAAAAGTCAGAGATGTATATACTCTGGAAGATGACAGGTTGTTAATGATCGCGTCAGATAGGCTTTCAGCTTTTGATGTAGTGATGCCTAAAGGGATTCCGTTTAAAGGTCAAATCCTTAACCAGATCGCTACTAAAATGATGGAAAAGACTGCGGATATCGTCCCAAACTGGTTGGAAGCAACACCAGACCCTAATGTGGCAATCGGTAAAAACTGCGAGCCATTTAAAGTTGAAATGGTTATTCGTGGTTATCTATCTGGTCACGCTGCCAGAGAGTATAAAGCAGGGAAGAGAGAATTGTGTGGAGTTGAGATGCCTGAAGGAATGAAGGAAAATGATAAATTTCCTAAACCTATAATCACTCCGGCTACGAAAGCAGAAATGGGAGATCATGATGAGGATATTTCCAGAGAAGACATTATAGCAAAAAATATAGTTTCAAAGGACGATTACCTTCAGCTTGAAGATTACACTCGTAAGTTATTCCAAAGAGGATCTGAAATTGCTGATCAACAAAACCTGATCCTGGTAGATACAAAGTACGAATTCGGGAAAACTTCCGAAGGAAAAATAGTATTGATTGACGAAATACATACGCCAGATTCTTCAAGATATTTCTATAAGGACGGCTACGAAGAAAGACAGGCGAAGGGCGAAGCACAAAAACAACTCTCTAAAGAGTTCGTTCGGCAATGGCTCATAGCAGAAGGCTTTCAAGGACTTGAAGGTCAGGAAGTACCTTTGATGAGCGATGAGTACATCGAAACGGTTTCTGAAAGATATATTGAGCTTTACGAGAATATTACCGGAGAAACTTTTAAGAAGGCTGATATTAGTGATATCGACGCAAGAATCGAACAGAATGTGCTAGATTATCTTGAATCTCACAACTAA
- the acs gene encoding acetate--CoA ligase translates to MSNYHIKNLEEYFQVYRKSIREPENFWQEVAEEHFTWRQKWDNVLSWDFSKPEVKWFENAKLNITENCIDRHLLARGDKTAIIWEPNDPSEETLKISYNELHKKVSEFANVLKANGIEKGDRVCIYLPMIPELAYSVLACARIGAIHSVVFAGFSASALAARTQDADCKMMITSDGSFRGDKTIDLKGIVDKALDNCPDVEKVLVAKRTGANVHMEAGRDIWLDDEMSKAADSCTPEIMDAEDPLFILYTSGSTGKPKGMLHTTAGYMVYSAYTFKNIFNYQDDDVYWCTADIGWITGHSYIVYGPLLNGATTLMFEGVPSYPDYGRFWEIVEKHKVNQFYTAPTAIRALAKKKLDFVNKYDLSSLKVLGTVGEPINEEAWHWYDNNIGKNKSPIVDTWWQTETGGIMISPIPFATPTKPTFATLPFPGIQPALMDEHGNELKGNQVDGRLCIKFPWPSMARTIWGNHDRYRDTYFSAFENKYFTGDGAMRDEVGYYRITGRVDDVIIVSGHNLGTAPIEDAINEHPAVAESAIVGFPHEVKGNALYGFVILKESGESRNHDNLRKEINQQIADKIGPIAKPDKIQFVEGLPKTRSGKIMRRILRKIASNDTSDLGDTSTLLNPEVVEEIIEGKL, encoded by the coding sequence ATGAGTAACTACCATATAAAGAACCTGGAGGAATATTTTCAGGTATACCGAAAATCCATCCGTGAACCTGAAAATTTCTGGCAGGAAGTTGCTGAAGAACATTTTACGTGGAGACAAAAATGGGACAATGTACTTAGCTGGGATTTTAGTAAGCCCGAAGTAAAATGGTTTGAAAATGCCAAGCTGAATATTACTGAAAATTGTATAGATAGACATCTACTCGCCAGGGGAGATAAAACCGCTATTATCTGGGAGCCCAATGATCCTTCAGAAGAAACTTTGAAGATCAGCTATAATGAATTACATAAAAAAGTAAGTGAGTTTGCTAATGTTCTAAAAGCGAACGGAATCGAAAAAGGGGATAGGGTATGCATTTATCTTCCTATGATTCCGGAACTGGCTTATTCAGTTTTAGCGTGTGCAAGAATTGGAGCAATACATTCTGTCGTGTTCGCAGGTTTTTCAGCTTCAGCATTGGCCGCCAGAACTCAGGATGCCGACTGCAAGATGATGATCACTTCCGATGGTTCTTTCCGCGGAGATAAAACGATTGATCTTAAAGGTATCGTTGATAAGGCACTTGATAACTGTCCTGATGTAGAAAAAGTACTGGTTGCTAAGAGAACCGGAGCAAATGTACATATGGAAGCAGGAAGAGATATCTGGCTGGATGATGAAATGTCTAAAGCTGCTGATTCCTGTACTCCTGAGATCATGGATGCAGAAGATCCACTCTTTATATTGTATACCTCGGGATCTACAGGAAAACCAAAAGGTATGTTGCACACAACTGCAGGTTACATGGTTTATTCAGCATACACCTTTAAGAATATATTTAATTATCAGGATGACGATGTGTACTGGTGTACTGCCGATATTGGATGGATTACAGGGCATTCGTATATAGTTTATGGACCGCTTTTAAATGGTGCGACCACCCTTATGTTCGAAGGTGTTCCTTCATATCCAGATTACGGTAGATTCTGGGAGATCGTTGAGAAACATAAAGTGAATCAATTCTATACTGCACCAACAGCAATTAGGGCTCTAGCGAAGAAGAAACTCGATTTTGTCAATAAATATGATCTTTCTTCATTAAAAGTGCTGGGAACGGTAGGCGAGCCAATTAATGAGGAAGCATGGCACTGGTACGATAATAATATAGGTAAGAATAAAAGTCCTATCGTGGATACCTGGTGGCAAACGGAGACCGGCGGAATCATGATCTCTCCAATACCTTTTGCAACTCCTACAAAACCAACCTTTGCAACTTTACCCTTCCCCGGAATTCAGCCTGCTTTAATGGATGAGCATGGAAATGAATTAAAAGGAAATCAGGTTGATGGCAGGTTGTGTATAAAATTCCCGTGGCCATCTATGGCAAGAACTATATGGGGAAACCACGATAGATATAGAGATACTTATTTTTCGGCTTTTGAAAATAAATATTTTACTGGTGACGGAGCGATGCGTGATGAGGTTGGTTATTACCGAATTACCGGTAGAGTAGATGATGTTATTATAGTTTCAGGACATAATTTAGGGACTGCACCAATCGAGGATGCCATCAATGAACATCCTGCGGTAGCTGAATCTGCCATAGTTGGATTCCCACATGAAGTAAAAGGCAATGCTCTATACGGATTCGTTATTCTGAAAGAATCTGGAGAATCCAGAAATCACGATAATTTAAGAAAAGAAATCAATCAACAAATCGCAGATAAGATAGGGCCAATAGCAAAACCCGACAAAATTCAGTTTGTGGAAGGTTTACCGAAAACAAGAAGCGGTAAGATCATGCGTAGAATTTTACGAAAGATCGCAAGCAATGATACCTCTGATCTCGGGGATACTTCAACATTACTAAACCCTGAAGTTGTTGAAGAAATTATTGAAGGAAAATTATAA
- a CDS encoding 3'-5' exonuclease yields the protein MIREWFKKDQQPEDLPDYFTRYLSLFDKDKAEDVADQRFVVFDTETTGFDINEDRILSIGAIAIKNNKLKVRDHFEVYLKQDTFNPETVKIHGIIKNERFAQLQEAEALEQFIKYIGNSILVAHHAGFDKNMINKALERNGLPRLQNKFLDTAILYKKTRIATNFIDKNKVYSLDEIAEDYNIDLTDRHTASGDAFITALIFMKLIAKIDAKNIKIRKLLRYRY from the coding sequence ATGATTCGAGAATGGTTTAAAAAAGATCAGCAACCTGAAGATCTGCCAGATTATTTTACCAGGTATCTTTCTTTATTTGATAAGGATAAAGCTGAAGATGTAGCAGACCAACGTTTTGTTGTTTTTGATACCGAAACTACCGGATTCGATATAAACGAAGATCGAATTTTGAGCATTGGCGCAATCGCTATTAAGAATAATAAGCTTAAAGTGAGAGATCATTTTGAAGTTTACCTGAAGCAGGACACCTTTAATCCTGAAACCGTGAAGATCCACGGGATAATCAAAAATGAGCGTTTTGCTCAGTTACAGGAAGCTGAAGCTTTGGAACAATTCATCAAATATATCGGCAATTCCATTCTTGTTGCCCATCACGCCGGTTTTGATAAAAACATGATCAATAAAGCATTAGAAAGAAACGGTTTGCCACGGCTACAGAATAAATTTTTAGATACCGCAATTCTTTATAAGAAGACCAGAATAGCAACAAACTTTATAGATAAGAATAAAGTGTATTCACTGGATGAGATCGCTGAAGATTATAACATCGATCTTACCGATAGGCACACTGCTTCTGGTGATGCATTTATTACAGCGCTCATATTTATGAAATTGATAGCTAAAATTGACGCGAAAAATATCAAGATTCGGAAATTACTTAGGTATAGATATTAA